The Candidatus Neomarinimicrobiota bacterium genome includes a region encoding these proteins:
- a CDS encoding T9SS type A sorting domain-containing protein: MQPIRLIALFSLQVVCYSMCGTLIAGDSPYYEIHGYGTQTEGGLSGEVIRVTNLDNYGDGSLRQAIGTPGARLVVFEVGGVIDLEMNNISVSNPYLTVAGQTAPAPGITLIKGGLTVRTHDVVIQHLAVRPGDAGQLPQSGWEPDAIATSGNEAYNVVFDHCSATWAVDENLSVSGPGDSEPMASSHDVTLYRCIIAECLSYSTHSKGQHSMGTLLHDGVANVSIIGCLYAHNNARNPYYKGNSRAVVVNNVVYNSGHNCVHMSDYGTNSAVIIGKSYGALVGNVWIKGVDSSTDIFVRATKSRACGEAYLEDNILKDRTGADMEAVDSYIQVVDSPPLWPEGLVARPAVEAVFSVLKSAGARAGDRDAIDARIVQAAINGTGEIIDSQGEVGGYPSYTMTTRSIEVPEGTEARRAWLDSLSAAIDTDDALDTSPLNPVLGTISVSERQIPQEYGLALTNYPNPFNPVTRIDYTVSRPGYVLLTVFSLTGQEIATLVDKRQQAGRYHIYFQASGLPSGVYFYQLRVGDAVITKKMTILK; encoded by the coding sequence ATGCAGCCCATAAGACTAATCGCTTTATTTTCACTCCAGGTGGTCTGTTATTCGATGTGCGGAACCTTGATTGCAGGAGATAGCCCTTATTACGAAATCCATGGATATGGCACCCAGACCGAGGGAGGGCTGTCGGGCGAGGTTATCCGGGTCACCAATCTTGACAATTATGGCGATGGTTCGTTAAGGCAGGCTATAGGAACCCCCGGAGCCCGACTGGTTGTATTTGAAGTGGGGGGCGTGATTGATCTGGAGATGAACAATATCAGCGTGAGCAATCCCTATCTGACGGTGGCGGGCCAGACCGCACCCGCCCCCGGGATAACCCTAATCAAAGGCGGCTTGACTGTCAGGACCCATGACGTGGTGATCCAGCACCTGGCTGTTCGTCCCGGCGATGCAGGCCAACTCCCTCAGAGTGGGTGGGAACCGGACGCCATAGCCACTTCGGGTAATGAGGCGTACAACGTGGTGTTCGATCATTGTTCGGCCACCTGGGCGGTGGATGAGAACCTGTCCGTGTCCGGTCCGGGAGATTCAGAACCGATGGCCTCGAGCCATGACGTGACTCTGTATAGATGCATCATTGCCGAATGCCTCTCGTACTCCACGCACTCCAAAGGCCAACATTCCATGGGGACGCTGCTACACGATGGTGTGGCCAATGTATCGATCATCGGATGTCTGTACGCGCATAACAACGCAAGAAATCCATACTATAAAGGCAACAGCCGGGCGGTTGTTGTCAATAACGTCGTCTATAATTCAGGGCATAACTGTGTCCATATGTCCGACTACGGGACTAACAGCGCGGTGATCATCGGCAAGTCCTACGGCGCACTGGTTGGCAATGTATGGATCAAAGGTGTCGATTCCTCCACCGATATATTTGTCCGGGCGACAAAAAGCAGAGCATGCGGTGAGGCTTATCTGGAAGACAATATACTAAAGGACCGGACCGGCGCCGACATGGAGGCGGTAGACAGCTATATTCAAGTGGTAGACAGTCCACCTTTATGGCCTGAGGGGCTGGTAGCCAGACCCGCGGTTGAGGCAGTATTCAGTGTATTGAAGAGCGCCGGTGCGCGGGCCGGGGACAGGGACGCGATTGATGCCCGAATCGTTCAAGCGGCCATCAATGGCACGGGGGAAATAATCGACAGCCAGGGGGAAGTGGGGGGATACCCGAGTTACACGATGACCACACGGAGTATAGAGGTGCCTGAAGGTACGGAGGCCCGCAGAGCATGGCTGGACAGTCTTTCGGCGGCCATTGATACGGATGACGCGCTGGATACTTCTCCCCTGAATCCTGTCCTTGGGACTATCAGTGTCAGTGAGCGGCAGATACCTCAAGAATATGGCCTCGCTTTGACAAACTATCCCAATCCCTTCAACCCGGTCACCCGGATTGATTATACAGTTTCAAGACCAGGTTATGTGCTGCTTACGGTATTCAGCCTGACCGGTCAGGAAATAGCAACACTTGTCGATAAGCGGCAGCAAGCTGGTCGTTATCACATTTATTTCCAGGCCTCCGGTTTGCCAAGCGGGGTATATTTCTATCAGCTCAGAGTAGGGGATGCAGTTATAACTAAAAAGATGACGATATTAAAGTAG
- a CDS encoding thymidine phosphorylase: MIAYRLIRKKQQGRAHTPEEIRFLVEAFANGTLPDYQMAAWLMAVYFQGMTVDERQELVRAMIESGRRLDFSHLDGYVADKHSTGGVGDKVSLVLGPLVAACGVYVPMLSGEGLGHTGGTLDKLDAIPGFRTDLDLDTFQRIVAQVGICIMRQTDEICPADKKMYALRDLTATVGSLPLICGSIMSKKVAEGIQGLVLDVKWGSGAFMTSIDDARTLALALKDTGEAFGVQTVTRITDMNQPLGRSSGIWCEVQEAIEVLEGGGPDDLVTLAKTLSADILRLAGFDDPERVVEEALASGRAREKFDEMVAAQGGEVEALTDPHLHWPTVTIPLKAPTGGCLQAVDTYQAGMSLITAGAGRQHQNEAIDPTAGFRLEVKIGDEVQAGDEIGCYFGTDQGRVEAAARELQEALSWGEEKPQRPRLVVE, from the coding sequence ATGATCGCCTACCGCCTCATTCGCAAGAAGCAGCAGGGCCGGGCCCACACCCCGGAAGAAATCCGCTTTCTGGTGGAAGCCTTCGCCAACGGCACCCTGCCGGACTACCAGATGGCAGCCTGGCTCATGGCGGTCTACTTCCAGGGAATGACGGTCGACGAGCGTCAGGAGCTGGTGCGGGCCATGATTGAATCCGGGCGGCGACTGGATTTCTCCCATCTGGACGGCTACGTAGCCGACAAGCACAGCACCGGCGGGGTGGGTGACAAGGTCTCGCTGGTCCTGGGACCGCTGGTGGCTGCCTGTGGGGTATATGTGCCCATGCTGTCCGGCGAGGGGCTGGGCCATACCGGAGGGACCCTGGATAAACTGGATGCCATCCCCGGCTTCAGGACCGATCTGGACCTGGACACCTTCCAGCGGATAGTGGCGCAGGTGGGAATCTGTATCATGCGGCAGACCGATGAAATCTGTCCGGCCGACAAGAAGATGTACGCCCTGCGCGACCTGACGGCCACGGTCGGCTCGCTGCCCTTGATTTGCGGCAGCATAATGAGCAAGAAAGTCGCTGAAGGTATTCAGGGCCTGGTACTGGACGTGAAGTGGGGCAGCGGCGCTTTTATGACCAGCATCGACGATGCTCGGACCCTGGCCCTGGCACTCAAGGATACGGGGGAGGCCTTTGGTGTGCAGACGGTGACCCGCATCACCGATATGAACCAGCCCCTGGGCCGGTCGTCCGGGATATGGTGTGAGGTGCAGGAGGCTATCGAGGTGCTTGAAGGCGGCGGGCCGGATGATCTGGTGACCCTGGCCAAGACCCTTTCGGCGGACATCCTGCGCCTGGCAGGCTTTGATGACCCGGAACGGGTGGTGGAGGAGGCTTTGGCCTCAGGCCGGGCGCGGGAGAAGTTCGATGAAATGGTGGCTGCCCAGGGCGGGGAGGTGGAAGCCCTGACCGACCCGCACCTGCACTGGCCAACTGTGACAATCCCCCTCAAGGCTCCCACCGGCGGCTGTCTCCAGGCTGTTGATACCTACCAGGCCGGGATGTCGCTGATCACGGCTGGGGCCGGGCGCCAGCACCAGAACGAGGCTATTGACCCCACTGCCGGCTTCAGGCTGGAGGTGAAGATCGGTGATGAAGTGCAGGCAGGGGATGAAATTGGCTGTTATTTCGGTACCGACCAGGGCCGGGTGGAAGCCGCCGCCCGGGAGCTGCAGGAGGCGCTGAGCTGGGGGGAGGAGAAGCCGCAGCGGCCGCGGCTGGTGGTGGAGTAG